A single Pseudoalteromonas phenolica DNA region contains:
- a CDS encoding major capsid protein P2 — MSLINSIRPSLIQLPSPTGTGFGEEWSIKLQSGLTYHMVELETNLVNVETIKKITIDIGGVPVVSVTNKMLYVLDKAYKRYRKTGRFILPLSKFEYHTPEGI, encoded by the coding sequence ATGAGTCTTATTAATTCAATTCGACCGTCTTTGATTCAGCTACCTAGCCCAACGGGTACGGGGTTCGGTGAAGAATGGTCGATTAAATTGCAATCGGGTTTGACCTATCACATGGTCGAGCTTGAAACCAATTTAGTAAACGTCGAAACAATTAAAAAAATCACCATCGACATTGGTGGTGTGCCGGTTGTTTCAGTGACTAATAAAATGCTCTATGTGCTTGATAAAGCCTATAAGCGTTATCGCAAAACAGGCCGTTTTATTCTGCCGTTATCAAAGTTTGAATACCACACTCCTGAAGGTATTTAA
- a CDS encoding DUF3360 family protein: protein MTTSNLDNRGESAQQDSYQNLHRASSEFKTRDEYLEHELQIMQPKRWRPNLPFKDYRFELEDTIPAMAGTIGKIVMVGAIAATFAAPLGLGEGFILENVRYELLIVALFILLFSGFLLPTANLAGTHGPLIPLIPIVVAAGGHPMAFGLLIGAFGLLLAVSKGGSVLAGLTSRGVCGGLLLYLGFIGTTSQVKKLFAWAEGIDMSHIAFIIILSTIVLYALLEHFKKRWLAVPLSCLLGGGVAFALGAPFEFKTGPGLPNMNPMYWWGENTGWMLGLPTLESFIVVLPFAILAVAMWSPDFLGHQVFQKISYPARTEKVQMNIDDTMTSASIRQTFGSILGGANFTSSWGTYIVPAAIAKRPIPAGAILTALFCVIASIWGYPMDLAIWQPVLCVALIVGVFIPLLEAGMEMTREGKTTQSAAIVVFSSALVNPAFGWSLTMLLDNLGLIGCKERSKELSSMNRWIIPLIMFVVLTGVMALVGLLPGLPAIMPSFR, encoded by the coding sequence ATGACAACATCGAATTTAGATAACCGAGGCGAGTCAGCCCAACAAGACAGTTATCAAAATTTACACCGTGCAAGTTCTGAATTTAAAACACGCGACGAATATTTAGAGCATGAATTGCAAATTATGCAGCCTAAACGTTGGCGTCCAAACCTGCCATTCAAAGATTACCGATTTGAATTGGAAGACACTATTCCAGCCATGGCGGGGACCATAGGTAAAATTGTGATGGTGGGGGCAATTGCCGCAACATTTGCCGCACCTTTAGGGCTAGGCGAAGGCTTTATTCTTGAAAATGTGCGCTACGAATTGTTAATCGTTGCTCTATTTATTTTACTGTTTTCTGGTTTTCTATTACCAACGGCAAACTTAGCTGGTACCCATGGACCATTAATTCCACTTATTCCTATTGTGGTTGCGGCGGGTGGTCACCCGATGGCGTTTGGTTTGCTCATAGGGGCATTTGGTTTATTACTGGCGGTCAGTAAAGGTGGGAGTGTTTTAGCTGGGCTCACCAGTCGAGGAGTCTGTGGTGGTTTGCTTTTATACCTTGGCTTTATTGGCACAACTTCGCAAGTTAAGAAGTTGTTTGCATGGGCAGAAGGTATTGATATGTCTCATATCGCTTTTATTATTATTCTCAGTACCATCGTTTTATATGCGTTATTAGAGCACTTTAAAAAGCGTTGGCTGGCGGTGCCATTAAGCTGTTTACTTGGCGGTGGTGTTGCTTTTGCACTTGGTGCGCCGTTTGAGTTTAAAACAGGGCCAGGCCTACCAAACATGAACCCTATGTATTGGTGGGGTGAAAACACGGGGTGGATGCTAGGGTTACCTACGCTTGAAAGCTTTATTGTTGTTCTGCCTTTTGCCATTCTAGCTGTAGCCATGTGGTCACCTGATTTTTTAGGTCATCAAGTTTTTCAAAAAATCAGTTACCCAGCACGTACTGAAAAAGTTCAAATGAACATTGACGATACGATGACGAGTGCGTCTATTCGTCAGACCTTCGGATCTATTTTAGGTGGTGCTAATTTTACCTCTTCATGGGGCACATACATCGTGCCAGCTGCTATTGCGAAACGTCCAATTCCCGCAGGAGCAATATTAACGGCATTGTTTTGTGTCATTGCTAGTATCTGGGGTTACCCTATGGATTTAGCTATTTGGCAACCCGTATTGTGTGTTGCATTGATTGTCGGTGTGTTTATTCCATTGCTTGAGGCGGGTATGGAAATGACACGCGAAGGTAAAACAACTCAGTCAGCAGCCATTGTTGTTTTCTCATCGGCATTAGTTAATCCAGCGTTTGGTTGGTCTTTAACTATGTTACTAGATAACTTAGGTTTAATTGGTTGTAAGGAGCGAAGTAAAGAGCTTAGCTCAATGAACCGCTGGATCATTCCACTTATCATGTTTGTAGTTTTAACAGGTGTGATGGCGCTTGTTGGTTTGTTACCAGGCTTGCCAGCAATTATGCCAAGTTTTAGATAA
- a CDS encoding DUF342 domain-containing protein, whose translation MSLFRFDEGDGYVYLLSHPIESGFPASASQLLELIEQSSYADFEVIHANIGKLFSSGDDYGKDSLVVAKAIDASIMIKVDESNMMANAQVTTACGGKIISLDDAKAALQKAGVVKGVNRDALEQCLGQQFEQPPGAQYSAIVAHGQRAKDGTDARFVRLCMTAQDRVLSPQEKDGGKVDMRDLGAIITVKPGSPLMKRIPATEGSQGYSVFGDVIEAKPGKNFAIEVLEGTKISDKDPNLLIADAKGVPVALPRGMRVDDVLCYNDVDVTTGHIEFDGSIIISGDVKDGMKVKATGDITVLGFVESADLQSENAITIVQGAVGRKVTEELDFSCFIKAKRSISIGYAQYVHIETEQDLLIEKQALHCNLSSRRLIRVGKGDTPRGKLIGGKVLNALRIETGELGAPSGTKTHIAIAQSFHELKEKQTEFKLFEKRLADKAVALTRAKMKASKAPDTPQRAAYINKLLANEKQLNVHYQRNQRNLKLVQQKLRRLLMSSRVKVNELMHPGIEVTIARDSKQFTRIYPPHLVKLDEGKITQQFLS comes from the coding sequence ATGTCATTATTTCGTTTTGATGAGGGTGATGGATATGTGTACTTATTGTCACACCCTATCGAGTCAGGGTTCCCTGCTAGCGCTTCACAACTCTTAGAGTTGATAGAACAGTCAAGTTATGCTGATTTTGAAGTTATACATGCCAATATAGGCAAACTGTTTTCATCAGGTGATGACTACGGTAAAGATTCTTTGGTTGTTGCTAAAGCGATTGATGCATCAATCATGATCAAAGTCGACGAATCAAACATGATGGCCAACGCGCAAGTGACAACCGCTTGCGGTGGTAAAATCATATCTCTAGATGACGCGAAAGCGGCACTTCAAAAAGCTGGCGTTGTGAAAGGTGTCAATCGTGATGCACTTGAACAATGCTTAGGCCAACAATTCGAACAACCCCCAGGCGCCCAATACAGTGCCATTGTTGCGCATGGTCAGCGTGCAAAAGATGGCACAGATGCACGATTCGTGCGTTTATGCATGACAGCTCAAGATAGAGTTTTAAGTCCGCAAGAGAAAGATGGTGGCAAAGTAGATATGCGCGATTTAGGCGCAATTATCACGGTTAAGCCGGGCAGCCCTCTAATGAAGAGAATTCCAGCAACAGAAGGCTCACAAGGTTACTCTGTTTTTGGTGATGTGATAGAGGCTAAACCTGGGAAAAACTTTGCAATTGAGGTGCTTGAAGGCACCAAAATTTCAGATAAAGACCCAAATCTGTTAATTGCAGATGCTAAAGGTGTACCTGTGGCTTTGCCAAGAGGGATGCGGGTCGATGATGTTTTATGCTACAACGACGTTGATGTTACTACGGGCCATATAGAGTTTGATGGCTCGATTATTATAAGTGGTGATGTCAAAGATGGTATGAAAGTAAAAGCAACTGGAGATATAACTGTTCTGGGTTTTGTTGAATCAGCTGATTTACAAAGTGAGAATGCCATTACCATCGTACAAGGTGCGGTTGGTCGAAAAGTAACGGAAGAGTTAGATTTTTCTTGTTTTATTAAAGCAAAAAGAAGCATTTCAATAGGTTATGCGCAATATGTGCATATCGAGACTGAGCAAGATTTATTAATCGAAAAGCAGGCTTTGCATTGTAATTTATCTTCTAGAAGACTCATCCGAGTTGGAAAAGGCGATACGCCACGAGGAAAGTTAATTGGTGGCAAGGTTTTAAATGCGTTGCGTATTGAGACTGGAGAATTAGGTGCACCTTCAGGAACTAAAACGCATATTGCTATCGCGCAATCGTTTCATGAGTTAAAAGAGAAGCAAACGGAGTTCAAGTTATTTGAAAAACGCTTAGCAGATAAGGCTGTTGCATTAACACGAGCCAAAATGAAAGCCTCAAAAGCGCCTGATACGCCTCAAAGAGCGGCCTATATAAATAAGCTTTTAGCAAATGAAAAACAGTTGAATGTACACTATCAGCGAAATCAGCGTAATTTAAAGTTAGTTCAGCAAAAACTTAGACGCTTGTTGATGAGTAGCAGGGTTAAAGTCAATGAGTTAATGCATCCAGGCATTGAGGTGACAATCGCAAGAGATTCAAAACAATTTACGCGGATTTATCCACCGCATTTAGTTAAATTGGACGAAGGCAAAATTACTCAACAGTTTTTGTCTTAA
- the edd gene encoding phosphogluconate dehydratase has protein sequence MLHPRIQAVTERVIERSKATRQAYLARIEEAKKQTRVRAGLGCGNLAHVMAACSSSDKDRLKADEQPNLAIINSYNDMLSAHVPYLDFPPLIKKIAEKYDATAQVAGGVPAMCDGVTQGRDGMELSLFSRDVIAMSTAVALSHDVFDGVFCLGVCDKIVPGLLIGSLSFGHLPIFFLPAGPMQSGIPNKEKARVRQKFAQGLVSREELLEAESASYHSAGTCTFYGTANSNQMLMEIMGLHLPGSSFINPYTELRDGLTGSAVELMLKQLIESKDANPIGEVVSEKTVINGLVGLLATGGSTNHAIHLVAMAKAAGVQITWKDMAELSEVVPLLTRIYPNGSADVNHFQAAGGMGFLMRELRDGGFLHNDVKTIVGEGLDAYTQEPVLDVDDNLIMSSNTGPSKVKWVPCPENSLDEEVLRPVSNPFNKQGGLQLLTGNIGKAVIKVSAVQEQHQTVSAPAKVFSSQAALQDAFAAGELNTDFIAVIKEQGPKAKGMPELHKLTPVMATLQDQGYKVAIVTDGRMSGASGKVPAAIHLAPEAVEGGIIAKIHDGDLITLDAPNGDLILHVSDDELAKREHVISHTEPTYGTGRELFAGFRNIVSSADLGASAFGLEE, from the coding sequence ATGTTACATCCTCGTATCCAAGCCGTCACAGAGCGTGTTATCGAACGCAGCAAAGCAACACGCCAAGCCTACTTAGCACGCATCGAAGAAGCAAAAAAACAAACACGTGTGCGCGCTGGTTTAGGATGTGGCAACCTAGCTCACGTTATGGCTGCATGTTCAAGCTCTGATAAAGATCGCCTTAAGGCTGACGAGCAACCAAACCTAGCTATTATCAATTCATACAATGACATGCTTTCAGCGCATGTGCCTTACCTTGATTTTCCTCCGCTAATTAAAAAGATTGCAGAAAAATATGACGCGACCGCACAAGTAGCTGGTGGCGTACCTGCAATGTGTGACGGGGTAACTCAAGGCCGTGATGGTATGGAATTATCGTTGTTTTCACGTGACGTGATTGCGATGTCTACAGCCGTTGCACTTTCACACGATGTATTTGATGGTGTTTTCTGTTTAGGTGTGTGTGACAAAATCGTACCGGGACTACTTATTGGTTCGCTTTCATTCGGTCATTTACCTATTTTCTTCTTACCAGCAGGTCCGATGCAATCTGGTATTCCAAATAAAGAAAAAGCCCGTGTTCGTCAAAAGTTCGCACAAGGTTTAGTATCTCGTGAAGAGTTACTTGAAGCAGAGAGTGCGTCATATCATAGCGCAGGTACTTGTACTTTCTACGGTACTGCCAACTCAAACCAGATGCTAATGGAGATCATGGGTCTTCATCTTCCTGGTAGCTCTTTCATCAACCCTTACACTGAATTACGTGATGGCCTTACAGGCAGTGCGGTTGAGTTGATGCTTAAGCAACTTATCGAAAGCAAAGATGCAAACCCAATCGGCGAAGTAGTGAGCGAAAAGACAGTGATCAATGGTCTAGTTGGCCTACTAGCTACAGGCGGTTCAACAAACCACGCAATTCACTTAGTTGCTATGGCGAAAGCGGCTGGTGTTCAAATTACTTGGAAAGATATGGCAGAGCTTTCAGAAGTTGTACCACTACTTACACGTATTTACCCAAATGGTTCTGCGGATGTTAACCACTTCCAAGCAGCGGGTGGCATGGGCTTCTTAATGCGTGAACTGCGTGACGGTGGTTTCTTACACAATGATGTGAAGACTATTGTTGGTGAAGGTCTTGATGCTTATACCCAAGAGCCAGTGTTAGATGTTGATGACAACTTAATCATGTCTAGCAACACAGGTCCTAGCAAAGTGAAGTGGGTGCCTTGTCCTGAAAACTCACTAGACGAAGAAGTACTTCGCCCTGTGAGCAATCCATTCAATAAGCAAGGTGGCCTTCAGCTACTAACAGGCAACATTGGTAAAGCGGTTATCAAGGTTTCAGCTGTTCAAGAGCAACACCAAACTGTATCAGCACCTGCGAAAGTATTTAGTTCGCAAGCTGCACTACAAGATGCATTCGCTGCAGGCGAATTAAACACAGATTTTATTGCTGTTATTAAAGAGCAAGGTCCTAAAGCTAAGGGCATGCCAGAACTTCATAAATTAACGCCTGTGATGGCAACGCTTCAGGATCAAGGCTACAAAGTTGCGATTGTAACTGACGGCCGTATGTCTGGTGCGTCAGGTAAGGTACCAGCAGCAATCCACTTAGCACCAGAAGCAGTTGAAGGCGGGATCATAGCTAAGATTCATGACGGTGATTTGATTACTTTAGATGCACCAAATGGCGATTTAATTCTTCATGTATCGGACGATGAGTTAGCAAAACGCGAGCATGTGATAAGTCATACTGAACCGACTTATGGCACAGGCCGTGAGTTATTCGCAGGGTTTAGGAATATCGTAAGCAGTGCAGACCTAGGCGCAAGTGCGTTTGGACTAGAAGAATAA
- a CDS encoding bifunctional 4-hydroxy-2-oxoglutarate aldolase/2-dehydro-3-deoxy-phosphogluconate aldolase yields the protein MSIENILTSAPVVPVVVIENLEDAVPLAKALYNGGLKALEITLRTPVAAEAVKLMKEAVPEAYVGTGTVIDKATFEASVAAGADFMVSPGVNDELLALAKETDIPFLPGAATPSEVMNLASHGFKFLKFFPAEAAGGAPMLKSIGGPLPQVKFCPTGGISLATAPKYLALNNVVCVGGTWMLDKELISNKDWQAIEALAKQASEVK from the coding sequence ATGAGTATTGAAAACATTTTAACATCAGCACCAGTTGTACCAGTGGTGGTGATTGAAAACTTAGAAGACGCTGTACCGTTAGCAAAAGCGTTATATAACGGTGGCCTAAAAGCACTAGAAATTACCCTCCGCACACCAGTGGCGGCAGAAGCGGTAAAGCTAATGAAAGAAGCAGTACCAGAAGCTTACGTCGGCACAGGTACTGTGATTGATAAAGCAACATTCGAAGCATCAGTTGCTGCCGGTGCTGACTTCATGGTGAGTCCTGGTGTAAATGATGAGCTTTTAGCGCTAGCTAAAGAAACTGACATTCCGTTTTTACCGGGTGCAGCCACACCAAGTGAAGTGATGAATTTAGCATCACATGGTTTTAAGTTTTTAAAATTCTTCCCAGCGGAAGCTGCGGGTGGCGCGCCAATGCTTAAGTCAATTGGTGGCCCATTACCACAAGTTAAATTCTGCCCAACGGGTGGTATTAGCTTAGCAACAGCGCCTAAGTATCTAGCCTTAAATAACGTCGTGTGCGTTGGTGGTACTTGGATGTTAGATAAAGAACTTATCTCAAACAAAGATTGGCAGGCGATCGAAGCGCTTGCGAAACAAGCAAGTGAAGTAAAATAG
- the gap gene encoding type I glyceraldehyde-3-phosphate dehydrogenase, with translation MINIAINGYGRIGRNVLRALYESGQNEQIKIVAINDLAPANVNAHLTQFDSVHGRFNQEVVLAENTLVIGNDEITLTQERDPANLPWKALNVDIVLECTGIFTSRDAAAKHIEAGAKKVIVSAPGTDLDATVVHGVNSEVINASSNIISNASCTTNCLAPVAKALNDAIGIEQGSMTTIHAYTNDQVLTDVYHPDLYRARSATQSMIPTKTGAAKAVGLVLPELAGKLDGMAVRVPTVNVSLVDLTFIASRETTAEEVNAAVKAAATEGAMAEVLEYNELPLVSIDFNHNPASSVFDSTQTKVDGKLVKVMAWYDNEWGFSNRMIDQVKALGQYL, from the coding sequence ATGATTAATATCGCAATTAATGGTTATGGCCGTATCGGTCGCAATGTTTTACGAGCGCTATACGAGTCTGGTCAAAACGAACAAATTAAAATTGTCGCTATCAACGACCTAGCACCTGCTAACGTGAATGCGCACTTAACTCAGTTTGATTCAGTGCATGGTCGTTTCAACCAAGAAGTTGTGCTAGCTGAAAACACGTTAGTGATTGGTAATGACGAAATCACACTTACGCAAGAACGTGATCCTGCTAACCTGCCTTGGAAAGCGCTTAACGTTGATATCGTATTAGAATGTACAGGTATTTTCACGTCACGTGATGCTGCGGCTAAGCACATTGAAGCGGGCGCTAAAAAAGTAATCGTTTCAGCACCTGGCACTGACCTTGATGCAACGGTTGTTCACGGTGTGAACTCTGAAGTGATCAACGCTTCTAGTAACATCATTTCAAATGCATCTTGTACAACCAACTGTCTTGCACCAGTTGCTAAAGCACTGAATGATGCAATTGGTATCGAACAGGGTAGCATGACAACCATTCACGCTTACACAAACGACCAAGTCCTTACTGATGTTTATCACCCGGATCTTTACCGTGCGCGTAGTGCAACTCAGTCTATGATCCCAACTAAAACAGGTGCTGCAAAAGCCGTTGGTCTAGTATTACCTGAGCTTGCAGGCAAGTTAGACGGCATGGCTGTTCGTGTACCAACTGTAAATGTGTCTTTAGTTGACTTAACTTTCATTGCTTCTCGCGAAACGACTGCTGAAGAAGTAAACGCAGCGGTTAAAGCGGCTGCAACTGAAGGAGCGATGGCTGAAGTACTTGAGTACAACGAACTTCCGCTTGTTTCAATTGACTTCAACCACAACCCAGCGTCATCAGTATTTGATTCAACGCAAACTAAAGTTGATGGTAAGCTTGTTAAAGTTATGGCTTGGTACGACAACGAATGGGGTTTCTCTAACCGTATGATCGACCAAGTTAAAGCATTAGGCCAATACCTATAA
- the rnt gene encoding ribonuclease T, producing the protein MADQEQTLFSQRFRGFFPVVIDVETAGFNKDTDALLEIAATTLKMDDEGVLSLDQTLHFHVKPFEGANIEQAAIEFNGIDPFSELRGAEDEAVVIKEICKMVRKAQKAAGCSRSVVVAHNAAFDHGFLNAAIERNKIKRTPFHPFVSFDTTSLAGLALGQTVLAKACRTAGIEFDNSQAHSALYDTERTAELFCFIVNKWQALGGWPLPEIEAEQDETEA; encoded by the coding sequence ATGGCAGATCAAGAGCAAACTTTATTTTCCCAACGCTTTCGTGGTTTCTTTCCTGTAGTTATCGACGTAGAAACAGCTGGCTTTAACAAAGACACAGATGCGCTATTAGAAATCGCTGCCACAACTTTAAAAATGGATGATGAAGGTGTTCTAAGTTTAGATCAAACTCTACACTTTCATGTTAAGCCTTTCGAAGGTGCAAACATCGAGCAAGCTGCCATTGAATTTAACGGCATTGATCCGTTTTCAGAATTACGTGGTGCTGAAGATGAAGCTGTTGTCATCAAAGAAATCTGTAAAATGGTGAGAAAAGCCCAAAAAGCTGCGGGTTGCTCTCGCTCAGTGGTTGTTGCACATAATGCCGCATTTGATCATGGTTTTTTAAATGCAGCGATAGAGCGTAATAAAATAAAGCGCACTCCTTTTCATCCGTTTGTTAGCTTTGATACAACCTCTTTGGCAGGTCTTGCACTAGGCCAGACTGTACTTGCTAAAGCATGCCGCACAGCCGGTATTGAATTTGACAATAGCCAAGCACACTCTGCCCTTTACGACACTGAACGTACAGCCGAATTATTTTGCTTTATCGTAAATAAATGGCAAGCATTAGGTGGTTGGCCGTTACCGGAAATAGAAGCAGAACAAGACGAAACAGAAGCATAG
- a CDS encoding flagellar protein MotY: MLFADIGFADAAMRQYSANADSSNWDVNKTKRLSCALHHEIPYYGEAIFNVVASKNKDLTFNLDMVVRPETYDFAGLQSVPPQWRAGVPVRDISKMQLLKKFDGELNNDVSWEMLTELEKGFHPTFYYKDWQNSADRISVALSSVNFRQAYWAFLQCRDNLLPYSFEDIAFTVMNYKKNSSDLTKSSRKRLEMIGEYLKNDDNIESIFISAYTDSYGGRWINMELSKKRAKAIKDYMASMGVPADKIQTEGFGEKRHVQPNDNAIGRGKNRRVVIQIAKP; the protein is encoded by the coding sequence CTGTTATTCGCAGACATTGGATTTGCAGATGCAGCTATGCGTCAGTATAGCGCCAATGCAGACAGTTCAAATTGGGATGTAAATAAGACCAAACGCCTTTCTTGTGCTTTGCATCATGAAATCCCATATTATGGCGAAGCCATTTTTAATGTCGTGGCCAGCAAAAATAAAGATCTGACTTTTAACCTCGATATGGTTGTTCGCCCAGAAACCTATGACTTTGCAGGTTTACAATCGGTACCGCCACAATGGCGTGCAGGGGTACCTGTACGTGATATCAGCAAAATGCAGCTATTAAAAAAGTTTGATGGCGAACTAAATAATGATGTTTCTTGGGAAATGCTCACAGAGCTTGAAAAAGGTTTTCACCCAACTTTCTATTATAAAGACTGGCAAAATAGTGCTGATCGTATTTCTGTCGCGCTCTCATCTGTAAACTTTAGACAAGCTTATTGGGCGTTTTTACAATGCCGCGATAATTTGCTGCCATACAGCTTCGAAGACATTGCCTTTACAGTAATGAATTATAAAAAGAACTCTAGCGATTTAACCAAATCGTCTCGCAAGCGCCTCGAGATGATAGGTGAGTATCTTAAAAACGATGACAATATTGAATCTATCTTTATATCGGCTTATACCGACAGCTATGGTGGTCGATGGATAAATATGGAGCTTTCGAAGAAACGTGCTAAAGCGATAAAAGACTATATGGCGAGTATGGGTGTGCCAGCCGATAAAATTCAAACAGAAGGGTTTGGTGAGAAGCGTCATGTGCAACCTAATGATAATGCCATCGGTCGTGGTAAAAACCGTCGAGTAGTTATTCAGATAGCAAAACCATAG
- the mnmC gene encoding bifunctional tRNA (5-methylaminomethyl-2-thiouridine)(34)-methyltransferase MnmD/FAD-dependent 5-carboxymethylaminomethyl-2-thiouridine(34) oxidoreductase MnmC, which translates to MIKNAQIHFNESGTPVADDFDDVYFSNDDGLAESHYVFYENNNISTRLACHDQKHFVIAETGFGTGLNFLNTWQQWRQIEGNKAKLHFISFEKFPIKQSELAKALAAWPSLASLSEQLCKHYPIALEGCHRIEFEDGRVVLDLWFGDVHDTLPKMNFTQLGIVDAWYLDGFAPSKNPDMWTQPLFNAMANLSRDNATFATFTAAGFVRRGLQEAGFECKKVKGFGRKREMVVGQLNTANSTRNTPEFYNLNIRPLNKVAIIGGGIGSSCLLYHLAKRGINATLFCQDDALAKGASHNRQGAVYPNLQSENSPSSEFYAHSYLYALRLYKAIAEQGFEYDHDWCGVLLQAVNDSKALQHKKLVEKAVWPDALIYPVDASQASELAGAELPYSGLFFPEAGWVNPAQLTHAVFDAANALQGVQTHFNTDIQTLEQSEDGWYLVTEDNRVGPFSDVFVCAGEHSDRFEQTKDISLHGVRGQVSHIRSGEASDRLKTVLCHKGYFTPSHDGHHCMGATFDKHTKSRELKDEDNVINKAQLMKFYEQNDFAQSLGEITSAKAAVRCCFNDHLPMLGQVPEKSDLCHAYANLSKGKQYDFSEEQVPYAGLHIVTGFGARGLCSAPLATEHLIAKLCNEPSPYSLRVNEAIHPNRFIVRDLIRNKI; encoded by the coding sequence ATGATCAAAAACGCACAAATTCACTTTAATGAATCTGGCACTCCGGTTGCCGACGACTTCGATGATGTTTATTTTTCCAACGATGACGGTCTTGCCGAATCTCACTATGTTTTCTACGAAAATAACAACATTTCAACACGTTTAGCTTGTCATGACCAAAAACACTTTGTCATTGCAGAAACAGGTTTTGGTACTGGCCTTAATTTTTTAAATACTTGGCAACAATGGCGTCAAATAGAAGGTAACAAAGCAAAGTTACATTTTATTTCTTTTGAAAAGTTTCCAATAAAACAGTCGGAACTTGCAAAAGCTTTAGCAGCTTGGCCAAGCCTAGCATCACTATCAGAGCAGCTTTGTAAGCACTACCCGATCGCACTTGAGGGTTGCCACCGCATTGAGTTTGAAGATGGCCGTGTAGTCCTTGATTTATGGTTTGGTGATGTGCACGACACTTTACCTAAAATGAATTTCACCCAACTAGGTATTGTGGATGCTTGGTACCTAGATGGCTTTGCACCAAGCAAAAACCCAGATATGTGGACACAACCGCTGTTCAATGCCATGGCAAATTTAAGTCGAGACAATGCAACATTTGCGACATTTACTGCCGCAGGTTTTGTACGTCGTGGCTTACAAGAAGCAGGATTCGAATGTAAAAAAGTTAAAGGCTTTGGTCGCAAACGTGAGATGGTTGTTGGTCAGTTAAATACCGCTAACAGCACACGTAATACACCTGAGTTTTATAACTTAAACATAAGACCACTCAATAAAGTTGCCATCATTGGTGGGGGCATTGGCTCTAGCTGTTTACTATATCATTTAGCCAAGCGAGGCATTAACGCGACGTTATTCTGCCAAGATGATGCACTTGCCAAAGGCGCCTCTCATAATCGACAAGGCGCCGTGTACCCCAATCTACAATCTGAAAATAGCCCATCAAGTGAATTCTATGCTCACAGCTATTTATACGCATTGAGGTTATACAAAGCTATTGCTGAGCAAGGTTTTGAATATGATCATGATTGGTGCGGGGTTTTACTCCAAGCGGTGAATGACAGCAAAGCGCTACAGCACAAAAAGTTAGTAGAAAAAGCGGTATGGCCTGATGCACTGATTTATCCTGTAGATGCATCACAAGCCAGTGAACTGGCTGGTGCTGAACTGCCCTACTCTGGTTTGTTTTTTCCAGAAGCTGGTTGGGTAAACCCAGCACAGTTAACCCATGCTGTATTTGATGCTGCCAATGCATTGCAAGGCGTGCAAACACATTTCAATACTGACATTCAAACTTTAGAGCAAAGCGAAGATGGGTGGTATTTAGTTACTGAAGACAACCGAGTTGGTCCATTCTCTGATGTATTTGTTTGCGCCGGTGAGCACAGTGATAGGTTCGAGCAAACAAAAGATATCAGCTTACACGGTGTCAGAGGCCAAGTCTCACATATTAGATCAGGTGAAGCATCTGATAGATTAAAAACCGTACTGTGTCACAAAGGTTATTTTACGCCAAGTCATGATGGCCATCATTGTATGGGGGCCACCTTCGATAAACACACCAAAAGTCGTGAATTGAAAGACGAAGACAATGTCATCAACAAAGCACAGTTAATGAAGTTTTATGAACAGAATGACTTTGCGCAAAGCCTTGGCGAAATAACTTCTGCGAAAGCCGCGGTGAGATGCTGTTTCAATGACCACTTACCCATGCTCGGTCAAGTTCCAGAGAAATCAGATTTATGTCATGCCTATGCAAACTTAAGCAAAGGTAAGCAGTACGATTTCTCTGAAGAACAAGTACCTTACGCTGGGCTGCATATCGTTACAGGTTTTGGGGCAAGAGGCTTGTGCAGTGCGCCATTGGCAACCGAACACTTGATTGCCAAACTATGTAATGAACCAAGCCCTTATAGTTTAAGAGTCAATGAGGCCATTCACCCAAACCGCTTTATTGTCAGAGATCTTATTCGTAATAAGATTTAA